In Pseudomonadota bacterium, the sequence TTAGATGCATACTATAAGGGCTATCACTGGCCTGCATTTAATGTTGCTGATATCTCTATCACCTTTGGAATCTGTTTATGGCTTTATGTAGAACTGATCAACTCAATTAAGGGGAGTAAAAAGATGGGTGACCGTCCATAGTGTATACGAAAGGGTAAGACAAGATGGAAGATGAAATACTGGAAGAAGAAAAAAAGCTCAGAAGGTTAAGATTTATTGTAGACTTTGCGCTGGAATATATCAGAACACAGAATATTACCCATAATGAAGCGCTTACAGTTGTGGAAGGGGTAAAAAAACATGCCTTGAAGTTATTTCCAAAAAAAGAAGAAGCCTTTGATATTATTTATACACCAAAATTTAAAAGATTGTTAAACGAAAAGTTCAAAAGATCATAGAAATAAGCTACTGGCTGTCAGCTTTTGATGAAGGGTTCAAGGGTTAAGGTTAAACATATACTACATCAATTGATGAATCTGTAACCCGCTCAAGGCCGTTCTTTTTTACAATAAAATCTACCTCAATGCCTGTTGCTCCCTTACCAGGGATGATAAATTTTGGCTCAAAGGCGAACACCATACCCTCTTCAAGGATTACACTATGCCTCGGGGTGATAACCGGGAGTTCATTTATCTCAAGACCAAGTCCGTGGCCTATAAAACCTACCTTCCCCTCCCCATAACCCATAAAATACTCTTCCAGTTTCGCTTTTTGCACAATGTGTAATGCCCTGTTGAATATCTCTGTACCATTCGTTCCCTCTTTGGCATGACCCAGGGTGTCTTCAATAATCTCTTTTGCAACATTGTACGCTTTTTTGAAGATTCCTTTTAATTCTCCCACGACAAATACCCTTGTCTCATCTGTTATGTAGCCGTTATATCCGCCTCCATAATCAATAAGAACAGGGATATCCCTTCTAATCTTATTTATTGATGGTCCCTGTGCTATCGCATGAGTTGTGCCAACGCCGGAAATGGGGACATCTCCATAGGATGGTATAGTAGCTGAATAACCATGGGTGACATACATATTCATCATCTCCTGGTTTAATCCTCTCATTCGTAAAAAACCCTGATGACCTGAGATTCTTCCCTCCGATTCAAGGATTGCAGCAATATCAACCTCCCGCATGCCTTCTTTTATCACACTTTTTGCCTTCTTAAAAACATGGGTAATAATTTCTCCTGATTTCTTAACCTGTTCTATTTCGAACGTACTCTTCACGATCCTTATATCTTTTATTAATGGAGAAATATCCGACAGGCTATCACAGCCAAGCATGTCCTTCCACTTTTCAAACATCAAAACAGATAACACGTCGAGCTCCATTCCTCCCCTGCCTTTTAATATTTTCTTTTCAGGAAGAAGATCCTTTATATCTCTATCCCGCTTTATTGGGGTTATCTTTAGCGGTGTTTCAGCCGCAGCTCTGCTCAAACTTTTCTCAACAAAAAATAACGGTTCCCTGTCAAGAGAAATAAAGAGAACACCTTTTTGCAAAGTACCCGTAAAATAGAATAGATCAACATTTTGCATAATAATAGAAAATGCAATACCATTCTTTTCCATTTTATCTCTAAGTTGCTCAATCCTTTTATGTATCTCTTCTTTTGGTGTGAGGTCACACACATTTAAGCTCTTCAACATATTTCAGAACCCTCCCGACAATATCTTCCTTTCTTACTCTTTGTGATTCTTTTTCATTTCTTTGTTTTATCTCAACAAAACCTTCTTTCAGATTTCTCTCACCTATTGTAACCCTTAAGGGGATGCCTATGAGGTCGCAATCCTTAAACTTGATTCCAGGCCTTTCGTTCCTGTCATCAAGGATAGTATCAATCCCTTTATCCAGCAATGTCCTGTACACATTATCCGCCAATTCTATAGTCTCTCTATGGGAACTGTTTACCGGCAACACTTCTACCTCAAATGGTGCAATAGCAAGGGGGAGTATCATACCGTTTTCATCATACCCTTGCTCAATTGCTGCCGCAACAGTCCTTCCAACCCCAATACCATAACAACCCATCACCATAAACTTTTCCTTCCCATCCTTATCAAGAAAGGTAGCGTTCATCGCTTCACTATACTTTAAGCCTAACTTGAATATGTGCCCTACTTCAATCCCTCTTGTTGACGTGAGCATACCCTCACACCTCGGGCATTTATCACCAGCATTCGCTATCTTAAGGTCATAAAAACCCTCAACCTTAAAATCATCTACATTAACATCTACTATATGAAGGTTCTGCTCATTTCCTCCGATCACGAAATCTTCCATTAAAGCTACACCCCTGTCTGCATAAAGGGGAATACCTACCCCAATGGGTCCTGAAAAACCGAGAGGTCCACCAGTAACTCTTTCAATAGTAGATTCGTCGGCAAGTTCTATATAATCAAGAGACAACAGGTTCTTTAATTTTGTCTCATTGATCTCCCTGTCACCACTTATCAGCACACCTACAATGCCTTTATCCGTATTATAGATAATTGTCTTAAGAAGCTTGTCGGATGCAACACCGAGGAATGATGCTACCTCGTCCACTTTCTTCTGACCAGGAGTTGCCGCACGTTTATATTGTCCCTTTCTCCCTCCAGTCTTTTCACCGGTTATGCCTACCTCCGCCCGCTCCAGATTTGCAGCATAACCACACGTTTCGCATGAAATGATCACATCTTCTCCGGTATCTGCAAGCACCATAAACTCGTGGGAGAAACTCCCTCCGATTGGTCCCGTATCAGCCTCTACCACTCTGAACCGGAAACCACACCTCTTGAATATGTTCATATATGCACCATACATATCCATGTAGCTTTTTTCTGCCCCTTTTTCGTCTACATCAAAACTGTAGGCATCCTTCATAGAGAATTCTCTCCCCCTCATCACACCAAATCGAGGCCTAATTTCATCCCTGAATTTTGTCTGTATCTGATAAAGATTTAAAGGAAGCCCCTTATATGACCTGATTTCCCTTCTCACAAGGTCCGTCACCACCTCTTCATGAGTAGGACCAATGCATAACTCTCTATCATTCCTGTCGACGAATCGTAAAAGTTCCTTTCCATATTTATCCCATCTTTTACTTTCTACCCATAACTCTTTTGGTTGAACAAAAGGCATGAGAATCTCCTGTGCACCCTTTTTATTCATCTCTTCCCGTATGATGTTCTCTACCTTCCTCAATGATTTTAAACCGAGGGGCAGCCATGTATATATACCTGATGCCAGCTTTCTGATAAAACCTGCCCTCAACATCAGTCTATGGCTTATGACTTCAGCCTCTTTCGGGTCTTCCTTTACGGTCGGAATAAACATCTTCGAAAATAACATCATGCCTCCTTGTTGTACAAAGTGAACAGTCGTCAGTGAATAGTGAATGGT encodes:
- a CDS encoding Xaa-Pro peptidase family protein; this encodes MLKSLNVCDLTPKEEIHKRIEQLRDKMEKNGIAFSIIMQNVDLFYFTGTLQKGVLFISLDREPLFFVEKSLSRAAAETPLKITPIKRDRDIKDLLPEKKILKGRGGMELDVLSVLMFEKWKDMLGCDSLSDISPLIKDIRIVKSTFEIEQVKKSGEIITHVFKKAKSVIKEGMREVDIAAILESEGRISGHQGFLRMRGLNQEMMNMYVTHGYSATIPSYGDVPISGVGTTHAIAQGPSINKIRRDIPVLIDYGGGYNGYITDETRVFVVGELKGIFKKAYNVAKEIIEDTLGHAKEGTNGTEIFNRALHIVQKAKLEEYFMGYGEGKVGFIGHGLGLEINELPVITPRHSVILEEGMVFAFEPKFIIPGKGATGIEVDFIVKKNGLERVTDSSIDVVYV
- a CDS encoding proline--tRNA ligase, whose amino-acid sequence is MLFSKMFIPTVKEDPKEAEVISHRLMLRAGFIRKLASGIYTWLPLGLKSLRKVENIIREEMNKKGAQEILMPFVQPKELWVESKRWDKYGKELLRFVDRNDRELCIGPTHEEVVTDLVRREIRSYKGLPLNLYQIQTKFRDEIRPRFGVMRGREFSMKDAYSFDVDEKGAEKSYMDMYGAYMNIFKRCGFRFRVVEADTGPIGGSFSHEFMVLADTGEDVIISCETCGYAANLERAEVGITGEKTGGRKGQYKRAATPGQKKVDEVASFLGVASDKLLKTIIYNTDKGIVGVLISGDREINETKLKNLLSLDYIELADESTIERVTGGPLGFSGPIGVGIPLYADRGVALMEDFVIGGNEQNLHIVDVNVDDFKVEGFYDLKIANAGDKCPRCEGMLTSTRGIEVGHIFKLGLKYSEAMNATFLDKDGKEKFMVMGCYGIGVGRTVAAAIEQGYDENGMILPLAIAPFEVEVLPVNSSHRETIELADNVYRTLLDKGIDTILDDRNERPGIKFKDCDLIGIPLRVTIGERNLKEGFVEIKQRNEKESQRVRKEDIVGRVLKYVEELKCV